In Aedes aegypti strain LVP_AGWG unplaced genomic scaffold, AaegL5.0 Primary Assembly AGWG_AaegL5_hic_scaff_1804_PBJ_arrow, whole genome shotgun sequence, the following are encoded in one genomic region:
- the LOC110680775 gene encoding disheveled-associated activator of morphogenesis 1-like, which produces METINSFTKFLQDLFYKDDEPPEICVVEGVFSLQTLTPTQPMPAVDELDSKFAELVEELDLTAPNKAAMLSLPPQKKWQIYCSRKSPLDATDPSGAPLPGVNLPPSPEHYIERLKDMAVQLKASSPDESPSHEYSPKIESHTALFDALKTALRTSAHSFVIRFIELQGLPALLELLQALDIRVANSPLHTSLIGCIKALNEQFGKLWVQAQTNRCNTSNNSIDLQIHHYLCWEDAFL; this is translated from the exons ATGGAAACAATAAATTCTTTCACCAAATTTCTGCAGGACTTGTTTTATAAA GATGACGAGCCACCCGAAATCTGCGTGGTGGAGGGAGTCTTCTCCCTGCAAACCCTCACCCCTACCCAACCGATGCCGGCAGTCGACGAGCTGGACAGCAAATTCGCCGAGCTCGTCGAGGAACTGGATCTCACCGCCCCGAACAAGGCGGCCATGCTGAGTCTACCCCCGCAGAAGAAATGGCAAATCTACTGCTCCCGCAAGAGCCCCCTGGACGCCACCGATCCCAGCGGAGCGCCCCTCCCGGGTGTGAACCTACCGCCCTCCCCGGAGCACTACATCGAACGGCTCAAGGACATGGCCGTGCAGCTGAAGGCGTCCTCCCCGGACGAGTCGCCCTCGCACGAGTACAGTCCGAAAATTGAATCTCACACGGCCCTTTTCGACGCGCTGAAGACGGCCCTGCGCACTTCGGCGCACAGCTTCGTCATTCGGTTCATCGAGCTGCAGGGGCTGCCGGCCCTGCTGGAACTGCTGCAGGCCCTGGACATCCGGGTGGCCAACAGTCCGCTGCACACCAGCCTGATCGGGTGCATCAAGGCGCTGAATGAACAATTCGGTAAGTTGTGGGTtcaggcacagacaaacagatgtaacactAGCAACAATTCCATAGATCTTCAAATCCATCACTATCTTTGCTGGGAAGATGCGTTTTTATGA